The Arcobacter sp. LA11 genome includes a region encoding these proteins:
- a CDS encoding sensor histidine kinase, with protein sequence MTSVKLKISLKDWLYIILIGALFGFFISLFFFFINVNLKEFETILFGVLSAVSISLCSFLLITLSNDYILPKVDEKFWYLISFVFSFLSGFFGFLISFALFSLGDFAVIEFISPFWFYISTIIGFFTFLIGLILHQFVSMKYKNESIKNEVLEAKIKALENELNPHFLFNALNSISELIYQDQKKAEKATLDLSTFLRNAITKDTLISLESEIKMVQTYLTIENIRFEDNIKVTIDINNNDYEVLVPKFSIQLLVENAIKHGYTQKELNINIKVKDSNIEVSNDGLVSNNISFGTGLSNLSNRLRLLNIGKLDYKIEDNKMVFIINLKD encoded by the coding sequence ATGACTAGCGTAAAGCTAAAAATATCACTAAAAGATTGGTTATATATCATTCTAATAGGAGCTTTGTTTGGCTTCTTTATTTCTCTATTTTTCTTTTTTATAAATGTAAATTTAAAAGAGTTTGAAACCATACTTTTTGGTGTTCTTAGTGCAGTTTCTATTTCACTTTGCTCCTTTTTATTAATTACACTTTCAAATGATTATATTCTGCCAAAAGTAGATGAAAAATTTTGGTATCTAATTAGCTTTGTATTCTCTTTTCTTTCTGGTTTTTTTGGCTTTTTAATAAGTTTTGCCCTATTCTCACTTGGAGATTTTGCAGTTATAGAATTTATATCTCCTTTTTGGTTTTATATTAGTACTATTATTGGATTTTTCACCTTTTTAATAGGTCTAATTTTACATCAATTTGTTTCAATGAAATATAAAAATGAATCAATAAAAAATGAAGTCTTAGAAGCAAAAATAAAAGCTTTAGAAAATGAATTAAACCCACATTTTTTGTTTAATGCTCTAAACTCTATCTCCGAACTTATTTATCAAGATCAAAAAAAAGCAGAAAAAGCCACGCTTGATTTATCAACCTTTTTAAGAAATGCAATTACTAAAGATACTTTGATTTCATTAGAAAGTGAAATTAAAATGGTACAAACGTATCTAACAATAGAAAATATTAGATTTGAAGATAATATAAAAGTAACAATAGATATAAATAATAATGACTATGAAGTTTTAGTTCCAAAATTTTCAATTCAATTACTTGTTGAAAATGCGATAAAACATGGATATACTCAAAAAGAATTAAATATAAATATAAAAGTTAAAGATAGTAATATAGAAGTCTCAAATGACGGTTTAGTAAGCAATAACATATCATTTGGAACAGGATTAAGTAACTTAAGCAATAGATTAAGACTATTAAATATAGGAAAATTAGATTATAAAATAGAAGATAATAAAATGGTCTTTATTATCAATTTAAAGGATTAA